The following coding sequences are from one Thamnophis elegans isolate rThaEle1 chromosome 5, rThaEle1.pri, whole genome shotgun sequence window:
- the MTG2 gene encoding mitochondrial ribosome-associated GTPase 2 has product MLHIMVRACLENQWKPVYSQIHSCLLQKQIKNWHRSLSTTNTQCSKLRKTCKGSLSEKKLTRYFVDHRKVRVIGGKGGDGIACFLSEPRKEFGGPNGGDGGDGGHVIFKVDRQMKSLAYLYSFYRGFSGEKGGSKNCYGAGGKPLYIKVPIGTVIKEGTKVVADLNHPGEEYVAVYGGAGGKGNRFFLANDNRAPTTATPGELGQERSLHLELKTVGHAGMIGFPNAGKSSLLRAISRAKPAVAPYPFTTLNPHVGIVHYEDYEQIAVVDIPGIIKGAHEDRGLGLDFLRHIERCCFLLFVLDLSVAEPWAHLEALKYELEQYKVGLSKTPHAIVANKLDLPESKNNLLLLKEQVKQRVIPLSALTGENLEELLVHLRELYDEYLKSEKEQFRKPMKW; this is encoded by the exons ATGCTCCACATAATGGTCAGAGCTTGTTTGGAAAATCAGTGGAAGCCAGTTTATTCCCAAATACACAGTTGCTTACtgcaaaagcagattaaaaactgGCACAGGAGCCTTAGCACAACAAACACACAATGTTCAAAATTGCGGAAAACTTGTAAAGGAAGTCTATCTGAGAAGAAGCTG ACTCGATATTTTGTCGATCACCGAAAGGTTCGTGTgataggagggaaaggaggagatggTATTGCCTGTTTTCTCAGTGAACCTAGGAAAGAATTTGGAGGTCCCAATGGTGGAGATGGAGGAGATGGGGGGCATGTTATATTTAAAG TGGATCGGCAAATGAAATCCTTGGCCTACCTCTACTCATTTTATAGAGGCTTCAGtggggaaaagggaggaagcAAAAACTGTTATGGAGCAGGTGGCAAGCCCCTTTATATTAAG GTACCTATTGGTACCGTGATTAAGGAAGGCACTAAGGTTGTAGCTGATCTCAACCATCCCGGAGAAGAATACGTTGCAGTCTATGGTGGAGCCGGGGGCAAAGGCAACCGTTTCTTTCTGGCCAATGACAACCGAGCACCGACAACTGCGACTCCAGGAGAACTGGGTCAGGAAAGATCTCTTCACTTGGAGCTCAAAACTGTGGGCCATGCAGGGATG ATTGGATTCCCCAATGCTGGGAAATCGTCCCTTTTGCGAGCAATCTCCAGAGCAAAACCTGCTGTGGCTCCTTACCCATTCACAACCCTGAATCCTCACGTAGGCATTGTTCACTACGAAGATTACGAGCAGATTGCAG TTGTAGATATCCCTGGAATAATAAAAGGAGCCCATGAAGATCGGGGTCTTGGTTTGGACTTTCTGAGACATATAGAACGCTGCTGCTTTCTCCTCTTTGTGTTGGATCTTTCTGTGGCTGAGCCCTGGGCTCACTTGGAAGCCTTGAAGTATGAACTGGAACAATATAAAGTTGGCTTGTCAAAGACGCCTCATGCCATTGTTGCAAATAAGCTTGACCTTCCGGAATCCAAGAACAACTTGCTTCTCCTTAAGGAGCAAGTGAAGCAGAGGGTCATCCCACTCTCTGCTCTGACAGGAGAAAATCTGGAGGAATTGTTGGTGCATCTAAGAGAACTCTATGATGAATATCTGAAATCAGAAAAAGAACAGTTTCGCAAGCCAATGAAATGGTAG